In the genome of Rhodoferax sp. BAB1, one region contains:
- a CDS encoding peptidase M50, translated as MSDSMLSTNWYRVAGVRPRLRGHARLHRMRFRGELWYLLQDPVSSRIHRFTPSARFLIAAMDGERTVQQVWELANRELGEDAPSQDEVIRLLGQLHAADLLQSDTLPDAAELFERGEKQQRQTRRKSWLNPMAIRIHLWDPDAFLNRIRPLVHRLWGRWGGLLWLAVVLPAVLLLPSQWTALTGNFADRVLATDNLLLLLLVFPALKALHELGHAIAVKRGGGEVHDLGVVLLVLIPVPYVEASASSVFKNKFDRALVGAAGMVVELFVAALAFYLWLLLEPSLLRAALFNVMLVAGVSTLVFNGNPLLRYDAYYILADLIEMPNLAQRALRYWGYLIERYAFGAREAETPETARTDKVWLALYGVLSTLYRVFVTVAIALFVASGFFFIGVLLALWAVASMALIPLAKGVAHLGSSPRLMPYRRRVWGVTGGVLAGLFLLLFVLPLPFRTVAQGVAWLPQQSLVRAGQSGFVVSLAVPPGTTVRRGDLLLTLHNPALEAEAASARARAAELRAVYMAQFSSDRAQAAIAREQWQAADATLAIQLGRLDQQNVRALSDGIFVVVQAQDMPGRHYRQGELLGYVLDEPRLLARVVVEQEAADLVRGATTGVQLRLAHQPERVLQGHLEREVPGGDSYLPSRVLATEGGGLLATDPRDREGARTLERTFQFDVALTGGVDPASAVFFGERIHARFDHPPEPLAQQWYRGIRRLFLSHFQV; from the coding sequence ATGAGCGACTCCATGCTCTCCACCAACTGGTACCGCGTGGCCGGCGTGCGCCCGCGCCTGCGCGGCCATGCGCGCCTGCACCGCATGCGTTTCCGCGGCGAGCTCTGGTACCTGCTGCAGGACCCGGTCAGCAGCCGCATCCACCGCTTCACGCCCTCGGCGCGTTTCCTCATCGCCGCCATGGACGGCGAGCGCACCGTGCAGCAGGTCTGGGAACTGGCCAACCGCGAGCTGGGCGAGGACGCCCCCAGCCAGGACGAGGTGATCCGCCTGCTGGGCCAGCTGCACGCGGCCGACCTGCTGCAGAGCGACACCTTGCCCGACGCGGCCGAGCTCTTCGAGCGCGGCGAGAAACAGCAGCGCCAGACCCGGCGCAAGTCCTGGCTCAACCCCATGGCCATCCGCATCCACCTCTGGGACCCGGACGCCTTCCTCAACCGCATCCGCCCGCTGGTCCACCGGCTCTGGGGCCGCTGGGGCGGCCTGCTCTGGCTGGCCGTGGTGCTGCCCGCCGTGCTGCTGCTGCCTTCGCAGTGGACGGCGCTGACCGGCAACTTCGCCGACCGCGTGCTGGCCACCGACAACCTGCTGCTCCTGCTGCTGGTCTTCCCCGCGCTCAAGGCCCTGCATGAGCTGGGCCACGCCATCGCCGTCAAGCGCGGCGGCGGCGAGGTGCACGACCTGGGCGTGGTGCTGCTGGTGCTCATCCCCGTGCCCTATGTGGAGGCCTCGGCCTCCAGCGTGTTCAAGAACAAGTTCGACCGCGCCCTGGTCGGCGCGGCCGGCATGGTGGTCGAGCTCTTCGTGGCGGCGCTGGCCTTCTACCTCTGGCTGCTGCTGGAGCCCTCGCTGCTGCGCGCCGCGCTCTTCAACGTGATGCTGGTGGCCGGCGTCTCCACCCTGGTCTTCAACGGCAACCCCCTGCTGCGCTACGACGCCTATTACATCCTGGCCGACCTGATCGAGATGCCCAACCTCGCGCAGCGCGCCCTGCGTTACTGGGGCTACCTCATCGAGCGTTATGCCTTCGGCGCGCGCGAAGCCGAAACGCCCGAGACCGCCCGCACCGACAAGGTCTGGCTCGCGCTCTACGGCGTGCTGTCCACGCTGTACCGCGTCTTCGTCACCGTGGCCATCGCGCTCTTCGTGGCCAGCGGCTTCTTTTTCATCGGCGTGCTGCTTGCGCTCTGGGCCGTGGCCAGCATGGCGCTGATCCCGCTGGCCAAGGGTGTGGCGCACCTGGGCAGCAGCCCGCGCCTGATGCCCTACCGCCGCCGGGTCTGGGGCGTCACGGGCGGCGTGCTGGCCGGCCTCTTCCTGCTGCTCTTCGTGCTGCCACTGCCCTTTCGCACGGTGGCCCAGGGCGTGGCCTGGCTGCCCCAGCAGTCCCTGGTGCGCGCGGGGCAGAGCGGTTTTGTGGTCTCGCTGGCCGTGCCACCGGGCACGACCGTGCGCCGCGGTGACCTGCTGCTGACCCTGCACAACCCGGCGCTGGAGGCCGAGGCCGCCAGCGCACGCGCGCGTGCCGCCGAACTGCGGGCCGTCTACATGGCGCAGTTCTCCAGCGACCGTGCCCAGGCCGCCATCGCGCGCGAGCAGTGGCAGGCCGCCGACGCCACGCTGGCCATCCAGCTCGGCCGCCTCGACCAGCAGAACGTGCGTGCACTGTCCGACGGCATCTTCGTCGTGGTGCAGGCCCAGGACATGCCCGGGCGCCACTACCGCCAGGGCGAGCTGCTCGGTTATGTGCTGGACGAGCCGCGCCTCTTGGCACGCGTGGTGGTCGAGCAGGAGGCCGCCGACCTGGTGCGCGGCGCCACCACTGGCGTGCAACTGCGCCTGGCCCACCAGCCCGAGCGGGTGCTGCAGGGCCATCTGGAGCGCGAGGTGCCCGGCGGCGACAGCTACCTGCCCAGCCGCGTGCTGGCCACCGAAGGCGGGGGTCTGCTCGCCACCGACCCGCGCGACCGCGAGGGCGCGCGCACCCTGGAGCGCACCTTCCAGTTCGACGTGGCCCTCACCGGCGGGGTGGACCCGGCCTCGGCTGTCTTCTTCGGCGAGCGCATCCATGCCCGCTTCGACCACCCGCCCGAGCCCCTGGCCCAGCAGTGGTACCGCGGCATCCGCCGGCTTTTCCTCTCGCATTTCCAGGTTTAG
- a CDS encoding SapC family protein encodes MSTQLLIYETAVPVSSGRHAKASVEAGKGYGFARKINSVPLMAVEFPQAAADYAVVFASSGDALVPVVILGARQNENLYVNEDDSWKAGYVPAFLRRYPFVFSSSEDGKTFTLCVDEAFQGLNYQGRGQALFGADGKATAYVDNVLKFLQEYRLQFERTRAFCAKLKALDLVEPMQAQFTLPQGEKMTLTGFHVVDRARLKKLAPEKLAALAATDELELIYLHLQSMRNFDAVKDRLVRSRADAAPAAAPAEEAPAPAATPAPAAPAPAASGRRKTAVTPG; translated from the coding sequence ATGAGTACCCAGCTGCTGATCTATGAAACCGCCGTCCCCGTCTCCAGCGGGCGCCACGCCAAGGCCTCGGTCGAGGCGGGCAAGGGCTACGGCTTTGCGCGCAAGATCAATTCCGTGCCCCTGATGGCGGTGGAGTTCCCGCAGGCCGCGGCCGATTACGCGGTGGTCTTCGCCAGCAGCGGCGATGCCCTGGTGCCCGTGGTCATTCTGGGCGCGCGCCAGAACGAAAACCTCTACGTCAACGAGGACGACAGCTGGAAAGCCGGTTACGTGCCGGCCTTCCTGCGCCGTTACCCCTTCGTGTTTTCTTCCAGCGAAGACGGCAAGACCTTCACCCTCTGCGTGGACGAGGCCTTCCAGGGCCTGAACTACCAGGGCCGCGGCCAGGCCCTCTTCGGTGCCGACGGCAAGGCCACGGCCTATGTGGACAACGTGCTCAAGTTCCTGCAGGAATACCGCCTGCAGTTCGAGCGCACCCGTGCCTTCTGCGCCAAGCTCAAGGCCCTGGACCTGGTCGAGCCCATGCAGGCCCAGTTCACCCTGCCCCAGGGCGAGAAGATGACACTCACCGGCTTCCACGTGGTGGACCGCGCGCGCCTCAAGAAGCTCGCCCCCGAAAAGCTCGCCGCGCTGGCCGCCACCGACGAGCTGGAGCTGATCTACCTGCACCTGCAGTCCATGCGCAACTTCGATGCCGTCAAGGACCGCCTGGTGCGCAGCCGCGCCGATGCTGCCCCGGCAGCAGCGCCGGCCGAGGAGGCCCCCGCACCCGCCGCAACGCCTGCGCCTGCTGCGCCGGCCCCGGCGGCCAGCGGCCGCCGAAAAACGGCGGTCACCCCCGGCTGA
- a CDS encoding HlyD family efflux transporter periplasmic adaptor subunit, whose protein sequence is MSSAPIYANTDAAADSGSAAAASSSASPAASASAAADGSAWAGLSQPSDTRAFCASWLTILCLQVPRVRGALVLLAEQDNSYTPAALWPDASRNLMHLGPAAQAALTQRRGVVQSGGEGTASLATHVAYPLEVDGKLQGAVVLDLTPRSDAEVQLALRLLHWGSAWLVDHFRQQLVQRERQMVARLSLATDTLATALQEERLGAACLAVVNDLAARLDCQRVALGFEHAGSIRVQAISHTATFDARTDFVRLLAEAMDEVWDLDLSVVHPPLLADGVPGLAHAALAASRQDSAVLSVPLRNDGVMVGVLTFERARDLPFGADDLALCEALGTLLGSVLDLKRRQERGVWERITAAWRHGATSLFGPDHPGLKLVVALGVAVLLFLSLASGTHRVSAKTVVEGEVQRGVAAPFPGFVTESLVRPGDRVRTGQVLARLDDRDLKLEQLRWMAEAEQARRRYRLAAAGSDRAAMAVTSAQVDQAQAQLALTEERLARATLLAPFDGLVVQGDLSQQLGSPVEQGKLLFELAPLDAYRVILQVDERDIGHLQLGQRGELALSGLPYERLAFTVERITPISVPQDGRNHFRVEARLDRADAGLRPGLEGIGKVEVGQRRLIWIWTHPFVDWLRLSTWKWLG, encoded by the coding sequence TTGAGCAGCGCACCGATCTACGCCAACACCGATGCTGCCGCCGACAGCGGCAGTGCTGCCGCTGCATCGTCCTCCGCATCTCCCGCCGCCTCGGCCAGCGCTGCTGCCGACGGCTCGGCCTGGGCCGGCCTGAGCCAGCCCTCCGACACCCGTGCCTTCTGCGCCAGCTGGCTGACCATCCTCTGCCTGCAGGTGCCGCGCGTGCGCGGCGCCCTGGTGCTGCTCGCGGAGCAGGACAACAGCTACACGCCGGCCGCACTCTGGCCCGACGCCAGCCGCAACCTCATGCATCTCGGCCCGGCCGCGCAGGCCGCGCTCACGCAGCGCCGGGGTGTGGTGCAGTCCGGCGGCGAGGGCACGGCCAGCTTGGCCACCCACGTGGCCTACCCGCTGGAGGTCGACGGCAAGCTGCAGGGCGCGGTTGTGCTGGACCTCACGCCGCGGTCCGACGCCGAGGTGCAGCTGGCCCTGCGCCTGCTGCACTGGGGCAGCGCCTGGCTGGTCGACCACTTCCGCCAGCAGCTGGTGCAGCGCGAACGCCAGATGGTGGCGCGCCTCTCGCTGGCCACCGACACCCTGGCCACCGCCCTGCAGGAAGAGCGCCTGGGCGCCGCCTGCCTGGCCGTGGTCAACGACCTGGCCGCGCGCCTGGACTGCCAGCGCGTGGCCCTGGGTTTCGAGCACGCCGGCTCCATCCGGGTACAGGCCATCTCGCACACCGCGACTTTCGATGCACGGACCGACTTCGTGCGCCTGCTGGCCGAAGCCATGGACGAGGTCTGGGACCTGGACCTCTCCGTGGTGCACCCGCCCTTGTTGGCCGACGGTGTGCCCGGCCTGGCCCACGCCGCGCTGGCCGCCTCGCGCCAGGACAGCGCCGTGCTCTCCGTTCCCCTGCGCAACGACGGGGTCATGGTGGGCGTGCTGACCTTCGAGCGCGCGCGCGATTTGCCCTTCGGCGCGGACGATCTTGCCCTGTGCGAAGCCCTGGGCACCCTGCTGGGTTCGGTGCTGGACCTCAAGCGCCGGCAGGAACGCGGTGTGTGGGAGCGCATCACGGCGGCCTGGCGCCACGGGGCCACCAGCCTCTTCGGCCCCGACCATCCCGGCCTCAAGCTGGTGGTGGCGCTGGGTGTGGCGGTGCTGCTGTTCCTCAGCCTGGCCAGCGGCACCCACCGTGTTTCGGCCAAGACCGTGGTCGAGGGCGAGGTGCAGCGCGGCGTGGCCGCGCCTTTCCCGGGTTTCGTGACCGAGAGCCTGGTGCGCCCCGGCGACCGCGTGCGCACGGGCCAGGTGCTGGCCCGCCTGGACGACCGCGACCTCAAGCTCGAACAGCTGCGCTGGATGGCCGAGGCCGAACAGGCCCGCCGCCGTTACCGCCTGGCCGCCGCTGGCTCCGACCGCGCGGCCATGGCCGTGACCTCGGCCCAGGTCGACCAGGCCCAGGCCCAGCTCGCGCTGACCGAGGAGCGCCTGGCCCGCGCCACGCTGCTGGCGCCCTTCGACGGCCTGGTGGTGCAGGGCGACCTGAGCCAGCAGCTGGGCTCGCCGGTGGAGCAGGGCAAGCTGCTGTTCGAACTGGCGCCGCTGGACGCCTACCGCGTGATCCTGCAGGTCGACGAGCGCGACATCGGCCACCTGCAGCTGGGCCAGCGCGGTGAACTCGCGCTCTCGGGCCTGCCCTACGAGCGCCTGGCCTTCACGGTGGAGCGCATCACGCCCATCTCGGTGCCGCAGGACGGGCGCAACCATTTCCGCGTCGAGGCCAGGCTCGACCGGGCCGACGCCGGCCTGCGCCCCGGCCTGGAAGGCATAGGCAAGGTCGAGGTGGGTCAGCGCCGCCTGATCTGGATCTGGACCCATCCCTTCGTGGACTGGCTGCGCCTGAGCACCTGGAAGTGGCTGGGCTGA